One part of the Dysidea avara chromosome 10, odDysAvar1.4, whole genome shotgun sequence genome encodes these proteins:
- the LOC136268890 gene encoding LIM and SH3 domain protein 1-like, which yields MNPPCAGCKKTVYPVEKLNCLDKVWHKACFKCQECGLRLTMKTYKGYNKTPYCNTHYPTTRFTAVADTPENLRLKQQSKQQSQLEYQKDYRTSLKEFHQVSDSVAQQQMTRAAGLASESGYRTAPQDMESVGQGYQHQPPPQSYNQPPPMSYTQPPAPQPSYNPPPSQPSYPPSQPSYPPSQPSYPTSQKAPAPPPGGPRYLALYDYTAADDDEVSFKEGDYIVDAEIIDEGWMEGRVERTGQRGMLPSNYVEKV from the exons ATGAATCCTCCGTGCGCCGGGTGTAAAAAAACCGTCTACCCAGTTGAAAAGCTCAACTGCTTGGACAAG GTATGGCATAAAGCGTGTTTCAAGTGCCAGGAGTGTGGATTGAGGTTGACCATGAAGACGTACAAAGGATACAACAAGACGCCCTACTGTAACAC GCATTATCCCACTACTAGATTTACAGCAGTGGCTGATACTCCTGAAAACTTGCGGCTGAAACAGCAAAGCAAGCAACAGAGTCAG TTGGAGTACCAAAAGGATTATAGGACCTCACTGAAGGAATTCCACCAGGTTTCTGACTCAGTCGCCCAACAGCAAATGACACGTGCTGCTGGCCTGGCCTCTGAGTCTGGTTACCGTACTGCCCCACAGGACATGGAAAGTGTTGGGCAAGGATACCAACACCAACCACCACCACAGA GCTACAACCAGCCTCCTCCGATGTCCTACACTCAGCCGCCGGCACCTCAGCCATCCTATAACCCTCCTCCATCACAGCCTAGCTACCCTCCATCACAACCTAGCTACCCTCCATCACAGCCCAGCTACCCAACATCACAAAAGGCCCCAGCACCTCCACCAGGAGGG CCACGATATTTAGCATTGTACGATTACACTGCTGCCGATGATGATGAGGTATCGTTCAAAGAAGGAGACTACATTGTCGATGCAGAGATCATTGATGAAGGATGGATGGAAGGGCGCGTAGAGCGTACGGGTCAGAGGGGAATGTTACCGTCAAATTATGTGGAAAAAGTTTAA
- the LOC136236824 gene encoding DNA polymerase epsilon subunit 4-like — protein sequence MATSEDSANQRLSPEKPPDDVDDIMENDTNATGGQQSDATNGAAEQQTPDTVGGRHRHVQLPLNRVRMMIKSDPDVSIVGQEALMVIAKATEMFIAYVARESYTQTIQAKRKTIQKRDFDACIPPRDELAFLEGTID from the coding sequence ATGGCAACGAGCGAGGATAGCGCAAATCAGAGGCTATCACCAGAGAAACCCCCAGACGATGTCGATGATATTATGGAGAATGACACGAACGCGACTGGAGGACAACAGAGTGACGCGACCAATGGCGCCGCTGAACAACAAACTCCAGACACTGTCGGCGGCAGACACAGACACGTACAGCTACCACTAAACAGAGTTCGGATGATGATAAAAAGTGACCCTGATGTTAGTATTGTTGGACAAGAAGCGTTGATGGTGATCGCTAAAGCTACGGAGATGTTTATTGCGTACGTAGCTAGAGAGAGCTATACACAGACAATTCAAGCAAAGAGAAAAACAATTCAAAAAAGAGACTTTGACGCATGTATCCCTCCTAGAGATGAATTAGCGTTCCTTGAAGGAACAATTGATTGA